Proteins co-encoded in one Opitutus terrae PB90-1 genomic window:
- the pnuC gene encoding nicotinamide riboside transporter PnuC, giving the protein MAASISADPVHVRMSRNEWVAVLLGALLVVCAAHLGFGGITPTEGWGFATGGVCVWLVVRQHVWNWPVGLVNNVFFGVLFWRTQLYADMGLQAVYFALGVYGWANWLYGGVNRTELRITRTSRGEWLMLALFVPAGTWALRFVLIEVNGAAPFWDALTTMLSLAAQYLLSRKRLENWAFWIAADVIYVPLYLSRGLALTALLYAVFLGMCLVGVRAWWRSFQQYCDQT; this is encoded by the coding sequence ATGGCAGCGAGCATTTCCGCCGATCCGGTCCACGTGCGCATGTCACGAAACGAGTGGGTGGCCGTGTTGCTCGGCGCGTTGCTGGTCGTATGCGCGGCGCATCTCGGCTTCGGGGGAATCACTCCAACGGAAGGATGGGGTTTCGCGACGGGCGGCGTATGCGTCTGGTTGGTGGTCCGCCAGCACGTCTGGAACTGGCCTGTGGGGCTGGTAAACAACGTGTTTTTCGGAGTGCTTTTTTGGCGAACGCAGCTCTACGCGGACATGGGGCTGCAGGCCGTATACTTTGCGCTGGGCGTCTACGGTTGGGCCAACTGGCTCTATGGTGGCGTCAACCGGACTGAACTGCGGATCACGCGCACGTCACGCGGCGAGTGGCTGATGCTTGCATTGTTTGTCCCTGCGGGGACGTGGGCGCTTCGATTCGTCCTGATTGAAGTAAATGGCGCGGCGCCTTTCTGGGATGCACTCACAACCATGCTCAGCCTTGCCGCTCAATACCTGCTGTCCCGAAAGCGACTCGAGAATTGGGCGTTTTGGATCGCAGCAGACGTGATCTACGTCCCGCTCTACTTAAGTCGTGGGCTGGCGCTCACAGCCCTGCTCTATGCGGTCTTCCTCGGCATGTGCCTGGTTGGGGTTCGGGCTTGGTGGCGCTCTTTCCAGCAATATTGCGATCAGACATGA
- a CDS encoding DoxX family protein produces the protein MSSLARKIQATIPLRAVFLIRLAVGAVFFFEGVQKFMYPAELAAGRFAKIGIPWPQFTGPFVGGVEIVCGALIVLGLVTRLAAVPLLINISVAIVSTKLPILLGHGFAGFTLAKLPRYGFLSMMHEARTDFTMWLGLLFLLLVGAGGWSMDAQRRGANPDG, from the coding sequence ATGTCTTCCCTCGCTCGAAAGATTCAGGCCACGATCCCGCTCCGCGCGGTGTTTCTCATCCGTCTCGCGGTCGGCGCGGTCTTCTTTTTCGAAGGCGTGCAGAAATTCATGTATCCCGCGGAGCTCGCCGCCGGCCGCTTCGCGAAAATCGGCATCCCTTGGCCGCAGTTTACGGGACCATTCGTCGGCGGCGTTGAAATCGTCTGCGGTGCGCTCATCGTCCTCGGCCTCGTCACCCGACTGGCAGCCGTTCCGCTGCTGATCAACATCTCGGTCGCCATCGTCTCGACGAAGCTTCCGATCCTGCTCGGCCACGGCTTCGCCGGATTCACGCTGGCCAAGCTCCCGCGTTACGGCTTTCTCAGCATGATGCACGAGGCGCGCACCGATTTCACGATGTGGCTGGGACTGCTGTTTCTCCTGCTCGTGGGCGCCGGGGGCTGGTCGATGGATGCCCAGCGTCGCGGGGCAAACCCGGACGGATGA
- a CDS encoding cytochrome c3 family protein, protein MTPKRWLRLLLGIALYGGVFIASTALGGLTYFHFGNPRTTCASCHEMTNVHSDWSASSHASVHCRSCHGGALTLDVHAVESHVQRVVRHFAKEAEPTIRLKPDHVLAVHASCASCHPQAFADWQPSKHATTYARIFLDPAHNAVEPPANDCFRCHGMFFPGDIANLVAPVKDERGWALTRTETGVQPAIPCLTCHQIHAPAATTQIASFYDRREATHVSAQLLPVPHVRRGDTPIRVSRDPRQRICQQCHAPNAAHALGTSDDRTPAGVHEGLSCRDCHWSHTNSAKASCAACHPADSHCGLDVEKMDTTFRSPESRHNIHTVSCADCHPNGVPQRRVIQELAKGN, encoded by the coding sequence ATGACGCCGAAGCGCTGGTTGCGATTGCTGCTCGGGATCGCGCTCTACGGCGGCGTGTTCATCGCCTCGACCGCGTTGGGCGGACTCACGTATTTTCATTTCGGCAATCCGCGCACGACCTGCGCGTCCTGCCATGAGATGACGAACGTCCATTCGGATTGGTCGGCGTCGAGCCACGCCTCGGTGCATTGCCGTTCGTGTCACGGTGGCGCGCTCACGCTCGATGTGCATGCGGTCGAGTCGCACGTGCAGCGCGTGGTCCGGCATTTCGCGAAGGAAGCCGAACCGACGATCCGGCTCAAACCGGATCATGTACTGGCGGTGCACGCGTCGTGTGCGAGCTGTCATCCGCAGGCGTTCGCCGACTGGCAGCCGAGCAAGCACGCGACCACCTATGCGCGGATTTTTCTCGATCCGGCACATAACGCGGTGGAGCCACCGGCCAACGATTGTTTCCGCTGTCACGGGATGTTCTTCCCTGGCGACATCGCGAATCTCGTCGCGCCGGTGAAGGATGAGCGCGGGTGGGCGTTGACGCGGACCGAGACGGGCGTGCAGCCGGCGATCCCGTGCCTGACGTGTCACCAGATTCACGCGCCGGCGGCGACGACGCAGATCGCGAGCTTCTATGATCGGCGCGAGGCCACGCACGTGTCCGCGCAGCTGTTGCCGGTGCCGCATGTCCGTCGCGGCGACACGCCGATCCGTGTCTCGCGCGATCCGCGTCAGCGAATCTGCCAGCAGTGTCATGCGCCGAATGCGGCGCATGCGCTCGGCACGTCCGACGATCGGACGCCGGCGGGAGTGCACGAGGGGTTGAGTTGTCGCGACTGTCATTGGTCGCACACGAACTCGGCCAAGGCTTCGTGCGCGGCGTGCCATCCGGCTGATTCGCACTGCGGACTCGACGTCGAGAAGATGGACACGACATTCCGGTCACCAGAGAGCCGGCACAACATTCACACGGTAAGCTGCGCCGATTGTCACCCGAATGGAGTGCCGCAACGGCGCGTGATCCAGGAGCTGGCGAAAGGGAACTAA
- a CDS encoding nuclear transport factor 2 family protein, protein MTLTLSPEIAAMLAAWNAHDVDGLVDCFTPDATVRDEGRRHHGPAAIRAWFEELCDRSAPRIEVTAIAEADGETILTVSVDGERAGGLSERRYVVATEDERIVALRIVP, encoded by the coding sequence ATGACGCTCACACTTTCCCCAGAGATTGCGGCGATGCTGGCGGCATGGAACGCGCACGATGTCGACGGACTGGTCGACTGCTTCACTCCCGATGCGACCGTCCGCGACGAAGGTCGGCGGCATCACGGCCCCGCGGCCATTCGCGCCTGGTTTGAGGAACTCTGCGATCGTTCAGCGCCGAGGATCGAGGTGACTGCGATTGCCGAAGCCGACGGCGAAACGATTCTGACGGTGAGCGTTGATGGTGAGCGCGCGGGCGGCCTGAGCGAGCGGCGTTACGTCGTCGCGACCGAAGACGAACGGATCGTGGCGCTGCGAATCGTGCCGTGA
- a CDS encoding AAA family ATPase: MRFGTGVVIGKFLPPHRGHRLLIETAIGASEQVTVIVCGKPSDPIPAELRGVWLQEIHPTARVMVIDDRYDENDSQVWAENTMQWLGRAPDAVFTSESYGDRYAGFMGSVHVNVDQRRERVPISGTAVRSDPYANWEYLEPPVRGWFAKRVCVLGAESTGTTTLACDLARAFQTEWVEEYGREYSVTKMASGEAWRTDEFPVIAREQTRREDAAARRANRVLICDTNAFATALWHRRYVGGTNSELDSIAQQVRCDLYLLTGDEIPFVQDGLRDGEHIRHQMHGWFVEALDRQSVPWRLVQGSQAERLRQGRIQISSLFTDSSWMPGAAFPGTAWRL; this comes from the coding sequence ATGAGATTCGGAACCGGAGTCGTCATCGGCAAATTCCTACCTCCCCATCGCGGGCACAGGCTGCTCATCGAGACTGCGATCGGCGCCTCAGAACAGGTGACGGTAATCGTGTGTGGCAAGCCCAGCGATCCGATCCCGGCCGAGCTTCGAGGTGTATGGCTGCAGGAGATCCATCCTACTGCACGCGTCATGGTCATCGACGATCGCTACGACGAGAACGACTCACAGGTTTGGGCGGAAAACACCATGCAGTGGCTCGGCCGTGCTCCGGATGCCGTGTTCACTTCCGAAAGCTATGGCGACCGGTACGCCGGATTCATGGGTTCCGTGCATGTCAACGTTGATCAAAGGCGTGAGCGCGTCCCCATCTCGGGCACGGCTGTGCGCAGCGACCCGTACGCGAACTGGGAATATCTAGAGCCACCGGTGCGCGGTTGGTTCGCCAAGCGTGTGTGCGTGCTGGGAGCAGAGTCGACGGGAACGACGACGCTCGCCTGCGATCTGGCAAGGGCCTTTCAAACCGAGTGGGTCGAGGAATACGGACGTGAATACTCCGTCACCAAGATGGCATCGGGCGAAGCATGGCGAACGGACGAGTTTCCGGTTATCGCTCGCGAGCAGACACGCCGGGAGGATGCCGCGGCACGCCGGGCGAATCGCGTGCTGATCTGCGACACGAACGCGTTTGCAACGGCACTCTGGCACCGCCGCTACGTCGGCGGAACGAACTCCGAACTCGACTCGATCGCCCAGCAGGTCCGCTGTGATCTCTACCTGCTCACCGGCGACGAGATTCCGTTCGTCCAGGACGGACTGCGTGACGGAGAGCACATTCGCCACCAGATGCACGGCTGGTTCGTGGAGGCGCTAGATCGCCAGTCGGTGCCTTGGCGCTTGGTTCAGGGCTCACAAGCGGAGAGGCTGCGCCAGGGACGCATTCAGATTTCGTCGCTGTTCACCGATTCGAGCTGGATGCCAGGTGCAGCCTTCCCGGGTACCGCTTGGAGGTTGTAA
- a CDS encoding alpha/beta fold hydrolase — translation MRPLLLLAVATAAMLSMTPVHAAETGYAPVNGLQLYYEIHGPAKATTTPLVLLHGGGDTIETSFGALLPVLARTRRVIALEQQGYGHTADVPDRPFTFEQSADDTAALLAHLGIARADLLGFSNGGTIALQVAIRHPQCVRKLVLVSTLTFRHGADPALWEWMKNARLENMPVELQDAYRKVAPQPENLRLMHDKAAQRMRDFRDIPSDALRAITAPALVIVGDTDVIRPEHALELARLLPHAQLAVLPATDHMAIMHRTELLEPMLTRFLNADLSRGTGVPPVGK, via the coding sequence GTGAGACCGCTCCTCCTCCTCGCCGTCGCCACGGCGGCCATGCTCTCCATGACTCCCGTCCACGCCGCCGAAACCGGTTACGCTCCCGTCAACGGTCTTCAGCTCTACTACGAGATTCACGGCCCGGCGAAGGCCACGACGACGCCCCTCGTGCTGCTCCACGGCGGCGGCGACACGATCGAGACCTCGTTCGGCGCTCTGCTGCCGGTGCTCGCACGCACGCGACGCGTCATCGCGCTCGAGCAGCAGGGCTACGGGCATACCGCGGATGTCCCGGACCGGCCGTTCACGTTCGAGCAGTCGGCCGATGACACCGCCGCCCTGCTCGCCCACCTGGGCATCGCCCGCGCGGACCTGCTCGGGTTCAGCAATGGCGGGACCATCGCGCTGCAGGTCGCGATCCGGCACCCGCAATGTGTGCGCAAACTGGTCCTCGTTTCCACGCTGACCTTCCGCCACGGCGCGGATCCCGCGCTCTGGGAATGGATGAAGAACGCACGGCTGGAGAACATGCCCGTGGAACTGCAGGACGCTTATCGCAAGGTCGCACCTCAGCCGGAAAACCTCCGTTTGATGCACGACAAGGCCGCGCAGCGGATGCGCGATTTCCGCGATATTCCGAGCGACGCGCTGCGCGCCATCACCGCACCTGCGTTAGTGATCGTCGGTGACACGGACGTGATCCGGCCGGAGCACGCGCTCGAGTTGGCGCGGCTCCTCCCTCACGCGCAACTGGCGGTCCTTCCTGCCACCGATCACATGGCGATCATGCATCGCACCGAGCTGCTGGAGCCGATGCTCACGCGGTTTCTGAATGCGGATCTGAGCCGTGGCACGGGCGTCCCGCCCGTGGGGAAATAA
- a CDS encoding GMC family oxidoreductase produces the protein MALKHVNAVVVGAGAGGGVVAKELAEAGLSVVLLERGDWVSFEEHGQDELISQRTTVLGNAYGPDDRFPRMSEGAPGQWNRILPHEGGYGNNAACVGSGTVSYGAMAWRFSEQDFRMRSTYGRPEGSTLDDWPISYADLEPFYEKAEWEIGVAGDMSANPFAPPRQKPYPMPAFGQNREGEMLYAAAKRLGWHPFPIPMLRNSVRYGGRNACAHNRACCGFACPINAKNGTQNTVIPRALATGHCELRVRCVASEIVVDDHSRARGVRYFDAEDRPQYQTADVVVVSCAAIETARLLLNSKSKLFPNGAGNRHDWVGRNLQDHAYSGAWGLFEQETFDDVGPGATIAINDFNHGNAGLRGGGALCNEFIRLPYLFTGVRPPGAPRWGKAHKDWQRNFYRRCVGIHGPVQEMPVAEMRVQIDPALKDHWGIPVARLSGQRHPDDLEVGAFLAARAEAWLKEAGAVQTWKAVAGRGSRPGQHQAGSCRMGNDPTTSVTDRHGRVHDIDNLYLADGSLHVTNGGYNPALTIMALGFWVGHHIAREWKGGRFA, from the coding sequence ATGGCGCTGAAACACGTGAATGCAGTCGTGGTCGGCGCGGGGGCGGGCGGCGGCGTGGTGGCGAAGGAGCTTGCCGAGGCTGGGCTGTCCGTCGTGCTGCTCGAACGCGGCGACTGGGTGAGTTTCGAGGAGCACGGGCAGGACGAACTGATCAGCCAGCGCACGACCGTGCTCGGCAACGCGTATGGACCGGACGATCGGTTTCCGCGGATGAGCGAGGGCGCGCCGGGGCAGTGGAACCGCATACTGCCGCACGAGGGCGGCTACGGCAATAACGCGGCGTGCGTCGGCTCGGGCACGGTGAGCTACGGCGCGATGGCGTGGCGGTTCTCCGAGCAGGATTTCCGGATGCGCTCGACCTACGGCCGGCCGGAAGGTTCGACGCTCGACGACTGGCCGATCAGCTACGCGGACCTCGAGCCGTTCTACGAGAAGGCGGAGTGGGAAATCGGCGTCGCGGGCGACATGAGCGCAAACCCGTTCGCGCCTCCGCGGCAGAAACCTTATCCCATGCCCGCGTTCGGGCAGAACCGCGAAGGCGAGATGCTCTACGCCGCGGCGAAGCGACTCGGCTGGCATCCGTTCCCGATTCCGATGCTGCGCAACTCGGTGCGCTACGGCGGCCGGAACGCGTGTGCGCACAACCGCGCCTGCTGCGGCTTCGCGTGTCCCATCAACGCCAAGAACGGCACGCAGAACACCGTGATCCCGCGGGCGCTCGCCACCGGCCATTGCGAGCTGCGCGTGCGGTGCGTGGCCAGCGAGATCGTGGTGGATGACCACAGCCGGGCTCGCGGGGTGCGCTACTTCGACGCGGAGGATCGGCCACAATATCAGACGGCGGACGTGGTCGTGGTGTCGTGCGCGGCGATCGAGACCGCGCGGCTGCTGCTGAACTCGAAATCGAAGCTGTTCCCGAATGGCGCGGGCAACCGCCACGACTGGGTCGGCCGCAATCTGCAGGACCACGCCTACTCGGGCGCGTGGGGGTTGTTCGAGCAGGAGACCTTCGACGACGTCGGGCCGGGCGCGACCATCGCGATCAACGATTTCAACCATGGCAACGCCGGACTGCGCGGGGGCGGCGCGCTCTGCAACGAGTTCATCCGGCTGCCGTATCTGTTTACCGGAGTCCGCCCGCCCGGTGCGCCGCGGTGGGGCAAGGCGCACAAGGATTGGCAGCGAAACTTCTACCGGCGCTGCGTGGGCATCCACGGACCGGTGCAGGAAATGCCCGTAGCCGAGATGCGCGTGCAGATCGATCCGGCGTTGAAGGATCATTGGGGCATTCCCGTCGCGCGGCTCTCCGGCCAGCGTCATCCGGACGATCTCGAGGTTGGTGCATTTCTGGCCGCGCGTGCGGAAGCCTGGCTGAAGGAAGCCGGCGCGGTGCAGACGTGGAAAGCGGTGGCCGGCCGCGGCTCGCGTCCGGGCCAGCATCAAGCCGGCTCGTGCCGGATGGGCAATGATCCGACCACGTCGGTGACGGATCGCCACGGTCGCGTGCACGACATCGACAACCTCTACCTCGCCGACGGCAGCCTCCACGTGACGAATGGCGGCTACAATCCGGCGCTCACGATCATGGCGCTGGGGTTCTGGGTGGGGCATCACATCGCGCGCGAATGGAAAGGCGGGCGGTTCGCATGA
- a CDS encoding gluconate 2-dehydrogenase subunit 3 family protein, whose protein sequence is MTRRTAVKLALVGLTGAAVGVGSIPLIRSIPATAPRRFRHFSDDDAALLIEICEQIIPGDDLPGATETGAIHFIDRQLGGRHRKHQPTYHRGLESFRQTCTQVYGRAFHELAPVQKIELLQAVETGRVPKELWPDVSAPAFFNVVLAHTMQSFYGSPRHGGNRGYASYRMLGLDQPVIAGQNRYPKA, encoded by the coding sequence ATGACGCGACGTACCGCGGTCAAGCTGGCGCTGGTTGGGCTCACCGGTGCGGCGGTCGGCGTCGGTTCCATTCCGCTGATTCGCTCGATCCCGGCGACGGCACCGCGTCGTTTCCGGCATTTCAGTGACGACGACGCGGCGTTGCTCATCGAAATCTGCGAACAGATCATCCCGGGCGACGATCTGCCCGGTGCGACGGAAACGGGAGCGATCCATTTCATCGACCGGCAACTCGGCGGCCGGCATCGCAAGCACCAGCCGACGTATCACCGCGGACTGGAGTCGTTCCGCCAAACGTGCACCCAGGTTTATGGCCGCGCGTTTCACGAGCTCGCGCCCGTGCAGAAGATCGAGTTGCTGCAGGCCGTGGAGACCGGGCGCGTCCCAAAGGAACTCTGGCCCGACGTGTCGGCGCCGGCGTTTTTCAACGTCGTGCTCGCGCACACGATGCAGAGTTTTTACGGCAGCCCGCGGCACGGCGGCAATCGCGGCTACGCGAGCTACCGGATGCTCGGGTTGGACCAACCCGTGATCGCCGGGCAAAACCGTTATCCCAAGGCCTGA
- the chrA gene encoding chromate efflux transporter gives MTDRAPPSSLAEIAAVFLKLGLTSFGGPVAHLGYFHAELVRRRRWLDEADYVDLVALCNFLPGPASSQLVFAIGMRRGGLLGAFAASLCFTLPSAILLILFAFGVAKVGDLRAAGWLHGLKLAAVAVVAQAVWNLGRKLCPDRARITLALVAAAAVLILPNAAIQVAVIAGGALAGWWIYRRDVRTTAEATTGIARHHAWAAATLATFLVLLFLLPAVAVQTHSQPLAVFDSFYRAGSLVFGGGHVVLPLLRAEVVPPGWITDDAFLAGYGAAQAVPGPLFTFSAYLGAVIFSDAHPWLGGFWCLLGIFLPAWMLIGGALPFWHLLRSKAWTQAGLRGANAAVVGVLLAALYNPVWLQGVHHARDVAAAFAAFALLEIWRAPPWLVVVLAAMAGQWLL, from the coding sequence ATGACCGACCGCGCGCCCCCATCGTCGCTCGCCGAGATCGCCGCCGTGTTCCTCAAGCTCGGGCTCACGTCGTTTGGTGGCCCGGTGGCGCATCTCGGTTATTTTCACGCGGAGCTCGTCCGTCGTCGCCGCTGGCTGGACGAGGCGGACTATGTGGACCTCGTCGCGCTCTGCAATTTCCTGCCTGGTCCCGCGAGCAGTCAGCTCGTCTTCGCGATCGGCATGCGCCGGGGCGGGCTCCTCGGCGCCTTCGCGGCTTCGCTGTGTTTCACTCTGCCTTCGGCGATTCTGCTCATCCTGTTCGCGTTCGGCGTGGCGAAAGTCGGCGACCTGCGCGCCGCCGGCTGGCTGCACGGACTCAAGCTCGCCGCCGTCGCGGTCGTCGCACAGGCGGTGTGGAATCTCGGCCGCAAACTCTGCCCGGACCGTGCGCGGATCACGCTCGCGCTCGTCGCGGCCGCCGCCGTCCTGATCCTGCCGAACGCCGCCATTCAGGTCGCCGTGATTGCCGGCGGCGCGCTGGCGGGTTGGTGGATCTATCGCCGTGACGTGAGGACCACCGCCGAGGCGACCACCGGAATCGCCCGGCATCACGCGTGGGCCGCGGCGACGCTCGCGACGTTCCTCGTCCTGCTGTTCCTGCTGCCCGCGGTTGCCGTCCAGACGCATTCGCAACCGCTCGCGGTCTTCGATAGCTTTTACCGCGCGGGCTCGCTCGTCTTCGGTGGCGGACACGTGGTGCTCCCGCTTTTGCGCGCGGAGGTCGTGCCGCCCGGCTGGATCACGGACGACGCGTTTCTCGCCGGCTACGGCGCCGCGCAGGCGGTGCCCGGACCGTTGTTCACGTTCTCGGCGTATCTGGGCGCCGTCATCTTTTCCGACGCCCATCCGTGGCTGGGTGGATTCTGGTGCCTCCTGGGAATCTTTCTCCCCGCGTGGATGCTGATCGGAGGCGCCCTGCCCTTCTGGCATTTGCTGCGGAGCAAGGCATGGACGCAGGCCGGCCTGCGCGGAGCAAACGCCGCAGTCGTCGGCGTCCTGCTCGCGGCGCTCTACAATCCCGTGTGGCTGCAAGGCGTGCACCACGCGCGCGATGTGGCGGCCGCGTTCGCCGCCTTCGCATTGCTCGAGATCTGGCGCGCGCCGCCGTGGCTGGTCGTCGTGCTCGCCGCCATGGCCGGCCAGTGGCTGCTCTGA